A stretch of DNA from Thermanaerosceptrum fracticalcis:
CATAGGGAAATTTTTTAGAAGCCATTTTATCCTCCCTCCGCGTAATAGATAATAGCTACTTCATCCTGGTCTTTTAATTTGACATCACAGAGATCTTTTTGGGCATAAACCCTACTGTTAATGACATACATAATAGGCAGATATTGACCTGTGTCAGGGTCTTTGATAAGTTCTTTTATTTCTTTACCGTAAATCTCAATCAGATACTCTAAGAATTCATAAAAACTGCTGTTCTTTTTAATATATAACTCTTTTTTATGAGTACCGACAATAAGTTGAATGTCACCGTAAGATAGCAGGTAAATTCTATCAATATCAGTCATGGGTTTTTCTTTTCTCCCTTATATTTGACGGAGATTTTTTGGGCAAACTTAACACGTTTTTGATTTGACGTACTATTAATAGTAGGTTTTTCTACCTTGGGCGCCTCGCAGTCACAGATTAAAAAGCCTCTAACACAATGTTTAACACATTCCGGTTCACCACCACACAGGTCACATTTGACTGCTATATTCTCAACGGGATGGATGAAGATAGCTCCGAAGGGACATGCTTCAACACAGTCTCCGCATCCGGTACACAAGGATTTATCGACTATTAAAACACCTGTAGTTTCATTCCTTTCAATAGCATTGCTAACGCAAACCCTGGCACAAGGAGCAGAGTTGCATTGCTGACAGGTAACCGGAACGGGGATTTCCGGTAATCCTATTAAGGTTACCCTGATCCGGCTTTTCTTGGGATTGACAACCCCTTCTTTTTTCAAGGAACACCATATTTCACACATCCTGCAACCGGTACACTGTGCAAAATCCACATTGATTTTTCCCATAGAACCCCCCACCCGTTATAGATTTTCATATTGTTTATACAGTTCTACATATTCCTGGATGCCTTTTTTAAGGTTATATTGGGGTTGATATTTTAGTTGCTCGACTGCTGCCGAAATATCCAATTTACCGCGTTTTTTGACATCGCTCTTTTCAAATTCACTTAAACCAGCGCCAATTTTAATTTGAGCTGTGGGTACGACTTCTTTCACTACTTCTGCAACTTCAGAGGCCTTAATTACCTCCCCCCCCGATATTAAGAAAACTCTTTGTTTAAGATCCTTATCATTTGCATCTAAAGCCTTAAGGATAGACTGTGCACAATCCTTTACATATGTATAGTCCCTCGGCATATCTCCACCAGTTGCAAACTCAACGGGCAGGCCTCTTAAGCTATTTTCTACCATTGGTTTGATGTACATGGGATAACGCATCCCATAACCATAAATTGCCGAAAATCTCAGGGCAATAAAATTAACTTTATTAAATGTATAATAAGTTAAGCCAAAAATCTCACATGCCGCCTTAGATGCCCCATAAGGCCCCGTGGGATGCCCTTCGGTAGGTAAAAAGACTGGGTGTCTTTCATCCATGGGTTCGTATTGTTTGACAGGAAAAACACCAATCGTGCTTACATGCACTATTTTTTCAAGTCCTAAAATCCTAACTGATTCTAAGACATTTAATGTTCCCTCCACATTAATCTTGTAAGTTAAGTAGGGCTGCTCCAGTGAGAACTGAGGATCAAATAGGGCACCCGAGTGTACTACCTTTTCCACTTTTTCTTCCTTTAATGTCCTGATTAACGTAGGTAAATCATTGAGCTGTCCCTTTATAAACTTGACCTTTTCGATAACGGATTTTAAATAGTTAACCATAGCTCCAGACGGGTAAGAAATATCATAAACAACCACTTCGTCTCCCCTTTCCACTAAGTCCCTCACCACATAAGCTCCTAAAAACCCCGACCCGCCAGTTACCAACACCTTTGACATCTTAATACCTCCTTTGTTATTTCGATTTAAATAAAAACAGCCAACCACATGGAAAATTTCTTAGGATTTTTCTACAAAGAATCTATCCTAAAAATACCTTCCATATAGTTGGCTGGATATTACCTACCTCAAAGTCATTACAATAACCTTATATTGGCAGAGAATACAACCATATTATTTAATTAAAAACTTTTAGCATATTTTACTTGTACTACTATGAAATATATTCGTTATGTTCTATTTAATTCCTGCTATTTCGAAAATATTTTAAAGGATTTTTTTGTAAAAAATAGAAGATTATATTTAGTTTACCTTGAGGGGGGGAAATATTGTGTTACCATCATCAAATAAAAACTGGTATGTCGTTGGTCATGGGAAACTACCTACTGATATTCCAACTGCTAAATTTCTTGATATAGTACTTATCGGCCTTGAAATAGATCCCAACACTGATCTGATAGTTAATGCATATTGTACGTTATATACTCCTTTAGCTAGAAACATGATAAGAAAAATGATGATAGGATATAATATTTCTTCTCAAGCAGAAGAAATTATCAAACAAATCGAAACCCGGTTTCATGCCGCATCTCAAAGGGCCATCATTGTGGCTTTTAAAAATGCTTGCATCAACTATTCTAAAGCAAAGCAAAAACAGCTCAATAAATAAAATATAAGAGAGGTAACTACTCCTCTCTGTTCAGAAAAACTCTTAAGTATCTTCAAGTAATTTTTTTTTGTAAGTTAACTGAGATGAGCTTTTATCCACTCTACTAAAAAATTAAGCACATCCTGGTGCTCCCGTTCGTTATGAATTTCGTGATAAAGACCATCCCAAAGTTTGAAGGTGCAGTCCCCCGGAACTTCTTTCGCAAACTGGCTGCTAGCCTGGGGAGAGGTTATGCGGTCAGCACTCCCATGCATGAGCAGCAAAGGCAGCTTAAATTCTTCCGCATGTTCCAAGGCCCATTTACCCGAGTTGAAAGCAGTAGTAAACAATCTGGCTGAGATACGGTTATGTACCAGGGGATCCTGCTTGTAAGCTTCCACTACTTCCGGATCACGACAAAGAGCCTGGATATCTAAACAGTTTGCCTGGGTAAACGATGGCCATACACTGTTCATTATGCGGCCCAGTCTTACTTTAAAGGCGGGAGGTTCAAAGGCCAGCCGTAACCAGGGAGAAGTGGCAATAATCCCAGCCAACCGAGGGAAACGGCGCAAGACATAATTGATTACCAGATTTCCGCCCAGGCTGTGGCCATACAGGAAACACGGGGAGTCAGGGAAACGTTGGCCTGCCTCATCCAGGAGGTGAGAGATATCATCAAGGGCTACTTCATATGAAGGAATATGGCCACGTAACCCCTGGGATTTCCCGCATCCCCTCTGGTCAAAGGCCAGTACGGCACAGCCAGCCCGGGTAAGATATGCAGCTAGGCGGAAATATCGTCCGCTGTGCTCCCCCAGACCGTGGACCAGGCATATAACAGCTTCAAGTGGAATTTCCGGCAACCACCCCTGGGCATAAAGCTCCAACCCATCGGCCGTTTTCCAGGCGAACTCAAAATTCTGCATTTCACCTAGCCTCCCTTTTACCGGCTATTTTCAAAATTAGTCGTCTTTTTTAGAGCTTTCCTGTATTAATTTCTTCATATCTAAAGCAATCTACGGTATGGTCATTCACCATACCTACGGCCTGCATAAAAGCGTAACAGATGGTTGGCCCCACAAATTTGAACCCCCTCTTCCTTAAGTCCCGGCTCATGGCCTGGGATTCGGCCGTTTGGGCAGGAATCTCCCCATGACTGGTCCAGTGGTTTACCCTGGGTTTTCCTCCCACGAATCCCCAGATATATTGGCTAAAGCTGCTGAACTCCTCCTGGACTTTAAGAAAAGCCCGGGCATTATCGATAGCCCCTTCAATCTTCCGCCGGTTTCTGATAATACCCGGGTCCCGGAGCAGCTCTTCTTTCTTTTTTTCATCGTAGTTTGCTATTTTCACGGCATCAAAGTTATCAAAGGCCCGGCGGTAGTTTTCTCTCTTTTTGAGAATAGTGATCCAGCTTAGTCCTGCCTGGGCTCCCTCCAGGATAAGAAATTCAAAGAGGGTACGGTCATCATAAACGGGGACACCCCACTCGTAATCATGATAATCAAGATAAATCTGCTCAGGTCCCGCCCACTTGCACCTGGTTTTCATACAATCACATCTCCTAACCGCTTTAAGCTAAACCCTTAATTCTTCCACCAGGTTAGGCGGCACTTCCCCCTGCAAAGCCTTCACCAGGTTTTGGGCAGCCAGCATGGCCATAGCGAAACGGGTTTTCGCCGTGGCCGAGCCGATGTGAGGTACAGTTACTACATTAGGCATCTTCAGAAGAGGATTACCGGGATCAACAGGTTCCTGGGAAAAGACATCTAAGCCTGCACCCCAAATCTGGCCTTTTTCCAGGGCCGCAATCAGAGCTTCTTCGTTAACTGTCTCACCCCGGGAAGCGTTAATAAAAATGGCGTTTTTCTTCATTAGGCTGAATTCGTGCGGGCCCATTAGGCCAGTGCTCTCAGGGGTAAGAGGCGTCATCAAAACAACATAATCGGCTTCCTGAAGCAGTTGTTCCAGGGTGCGGTAGTGGACACCCAGGCTTTCTTCCACTTCAGGTTTCCTGCGGCGGTTATAATAGAGAACTTCCATACTGAACCCGTATTTGGCCCGTTTGGCAACGGCCTCGCCGATGCGGCCCATGCCGATGATGCCCAAAGTTGCGTGATGCACGTCAATACCCCAGAAAGGTTCATCGGAGCATTTCTGCCACCTGCCTTCCTTAACAAACCTGTCCAACTCGGGGATGCGCCGGGCTACAGCCAGCATGAGGCCAAAAATCAGGTCGGCCACGGTATCATCCAGCACCGACGGCGTATTGGTCCCCAACACTTTTCTTTCTCCCATGGCCTCTAAATCAAAGTTGTTATAACCTACGGAAATATTGCTGACTACCTTCAATTTAGGTGCATGGTCCAGTAATTCCCTGTCAATTTTTCCACCCGTAATGAGTAGTCCTTCTATATCTTTTACTTCCTCCAGTAATTGTGCCCGGGAGATAGGTTCGTCCGAATCCCACTTGCGGTACTCACAGTAACGGGCCAGGTATTCTTCCACTTCCCGGGGAATTTTTTTGGCGATAAATACTTTGGATTTCATCACAACTACTCCTTTTTCAGGTATATATAAACCAATTATAACTCGCCCGAGTAATGAAATGATATATTATTTTAATTTTTTAAGTTGTCTAAAAGAAAAGGCCCTCCCAGCCTTAAAGGGCTGAGAGAGCCTTACTCATTCAGGAATTATACAGGTTTTTTGATAACGGTCAGCAGCATCTTAAATCTTTCCCGGGCCTCTAAACCATGGGGAACATCGGCAGGCATAATCACCGTTTCTCCCGCCTTTACCGTAACCACCTCTCCACCAATAGTGATTTCCGCCTCTCCGTCCAGTACCTGGACCATGGCATCCCCCGAAGTGGTATGAGTACTGATACCCTCCCCTTTAGCCAGGGAAAACAAAGTGACACTGACACCAGGCAACTGGGCAATGGTTTTACTGACGATCTGTCCTTCCTGGTAATCGATTAGATCCTCCAGACGCAAGGCTTTGGAAAACTCTATATTCTTCATGATTTGGGTATTGGTCATAAATCTTTGACCTCCTTCATATCTCTTTGCTCATATTATACCCAAATAATTTCCAGGCCAGCTATGATTTAAGTCACACTATTAGTTAATGGAGATCAATTTTCTCAGCATGTTTTTCAGGTCCTCTTCTGTAGGAATACGGGGATTAAACTGGATGCTTTTAGACTCCAGGGTTTTCTTCGCATATAGGGCCAATTGCTCCTCCGACAGGTTAATGGAGGTTGGGGATAAGAGGAGGGAAAGCATTTTCCCCACCTGCCAGGAGTAATCTAACCCCAGAGCTGCAAGGATGTTAGCTGTTTTAGCCGGTACGTCCTGAGCAATGAAAGCGAGAAAAGCCTCCATCAGGTAACCGTTAGCAGCCCCGTGTGGAATATCATGGTAATATGTAAGGTTATAACCCAGGGCATGTACCAGGCAGGTACCTGTTTGGGCTATTACTAAACCTGCCAGCAAAGAACCGTAAAGGAGTTTTTCTCTTTCCTCCAGGGCGATGTTTCCTGAAAGTAAAGCGGGGAAAGTTCCCCGGAAACACTTTATGGCCTCCAGGGCCAGATGGTCTGTTAAAGGAGTGGCCCTCCGGGAAACATAACCCTCTATGGCATGGGAAAGGGCATCAATGGCCGTATGGCATGTAATGTCCAAGGGTAAGCTTTCCGTATACCGGGGATCCAGAAAAGCTACCACGGGAAAAGAAAAAGCTGTAGAAAGATTGCGTTTTGTTTCCACCGCGGGATCGGTAAGAATAGCATAGGGAGTAACCTCACTGCCCGTACCCGCCGTGAGAGGTATGGCAATGTACGGCAACATAGCTCCGGGATTCTCTAATTGAAAAATATCCTGATTAATTTTTTCCTGAGCAGACAGGAGGGCCACGGCTTTCCCCGCATCTAAAGGCGAGCCGCCACCACAGCCGATGATAAAATCAGCCTCCCACTCCTTTACTTCCCTGCACCCTTGTAAAACCGTAGCCAGAGAAGGGTTTTCCTCTACCTTGTCAAAAATACGGTAGACGATACCGTCCTGCTCCAGGATAGCGATAATATCCTGTAAAGCCCCACTCTTCTTTGCCGAACTAGCTCCGGTAACGATGAGCGCTCTCTTTCCCCAGGAGGTTAACTGGGCCTTGTTTTTTTCCAGGACCCTTGTGCCAAAATAAACCTGTGTTGGTACATAAAACCGAAGATCCATAATTTTCCACCTCTACATGCTATTTACTGTAATCTTTTTTGGGTACATTCCTGTCCCTTTTTCCGATTTCCGTTTTCCGACTTCCGAAGTCCGACCCAAATCACTAGTAACTAACAACTAATAACTAGTAACTTCTTCAGATAAGCAGGTGTGTCCCCTTTCACTACGTTGGGGACATTCCCGTCCCCAAATAGCGACTCATGCTTCAGCGGGTGTGTCCCCTTTCCGCTGATACCAGAATTCATGGCTTTTTTGCCAGATTTCTTCTTTGGTCAGCTCCCGGGGCCATAATTGGATGTTGCGTCCCTGGCGCATGGCAGCTGCAAGGTGGGCAAAGATATTTTCGTTTTCTTTTCTAAGGCTTCGAATCATTTCTTTCACCACAGCCCGTTTTGTCTCGCCGTCACGGGGACAGGGACTGGGCATAGGGGTAATTCCCAGCTTTTTAATAGCCCCTTTTATTTCGGCTTCCCGTAAGTATACTAAAGGCCTGATAACGGTTATACCCGTTTTATCCAGGTACGTCTTGGGCAAAAAGGTAGAAAGCTGCCCCGAGTACAAAATACCCATAAGGAAGGTCTCTACTGCGTCATCATAGTGGTGGGCAAAGGCCACTTTGTTAAATCCCTTATCTTTGGCAAAATTATGGATAATGGCCCGGCGGAAATAAGAACAGCGGGCACAGGGATTCTGTTGGGGATTGTTAAGAATGTCATCCGCCAGTTCCGCCCTGATCGTATGAAAAGGAACTTCCAGTTGGTTACACATGGTTTGCAAAGGACTTAAATCCATTTCTTCCTGCTTTTTAAATCCCAAATCGATGGTTAAAGCTTCTACTTCTATGGGGAAAGGAAGATGTTTCTTAAGGATGGTCAGAGCGTATAACAGGAGAGTACTATCCTTTCCTCCCGACAATCC
This window harbors:
- a CDS encoding alpha/beta hydrolase; this encodes MQNFEFAWKTADGLELYAQGWLPEIPLEAVICLVHGLGEHSGRYFRLAAYLTRAGCAVLAFDQRGCGKSQGLRGHIPSYEVALDDISHLLDEAGQRFPDSPCFLYGHSLGGNLVINYVLRRFPRLAGIIATSPWLRLAFEPPAFKVRLGRIMNSVWPSFTQANCLDIQALCRDPEVVEAYKQDPLVHNRISARLFTTAFNSGKWALEHAEEFKLPLLLMHGSADRITSPQASSQFAKEVPGDCTFKLWDGLYHEIHNEREHQDVLNFLVEWIKAHLS
- a CDS encoding 2-hydroxyacid dehydrogenase, with the protein product MKSKVFIAKKIPREVEEYLARYCEYRKWDSDEPISRAQLLEEVKDIEGLLITGGKIDRELLDHAPKLKVVSNISVGYNNFDLEAMGERKVLGTNTPSVLDDTVADLIFGLMLAVARRIPELDRFVKEGRWQKCSDEPFWGIDVHHATLGIIGMGRIGEAVAKRAKYGFSMEVLYYNRRRKPEVEESLGVHYRTLEQLLQEADYVVLMTPLTPESTGLMGPHEFSLMKKNAIFINASRGETVNEEALIAALEKGQIWGAGLDVFSQEPVDPGNPLLKMPNVVTVPHIGSATAKTRFAMAMLAAQNLVKALQGEVPPNLVEELRV
- a CDS encoding cupin domain-containing protein; this translates as MTNTQIMKNIEFSKALRLEDLIDYQEGQIVSKTIAQLPGVSVTLFSLAKGEGISTHTTSGDAMVQVLDGEAEITIGGEVVTVKAGETVIMPADVPHGLEARERFKMLLTVIKKPV
- a CDS encoding DNA-3-methyladenine glycosylase I, coding for MKTRCKWAGPEQIYLDYHDYEWGVPVYDDRTLFEFLILEGAQAGLSWITILKKRENYRRAFDNFDAVKIANYDEKKKEELLRDPGIIRNRRKIEGAIDNARAFLKVQEEFSSFSQYIWGFVGGKPRVNHWTSHGEIPAQTAESQAMSRDLRKRGFKFVGPTICYAFMQAVGMVNDHTVDCFRYEEINTGKL
- a CDS encoding MoaD/ThiS family protein → MTDIDRIYLLSYGDIQLIVGTHKKELYIKKNSSFYEFLEYLIEIYGKEIKELIKDPDTGQYLPIMYVINSRVYAQKDLCDVKLKDQDEVAIIYYAEGG
- a CDS encoding iron-containing alcohol dehydrogenase family protein — its product is MDLRFYVPTQVYFGTRVLEKNKAQLTSWGKRALIVTGASSAKKSGALQDIIAILEQDGIVYRIFDKVEENPSLATVLQGCREVKEWEADFIIGCGGGSPLDAGKAVALLSAQEKINQDIFQLENPGAMLPYIAIPLTAGTGSEVTPYAILTDPAVETKRNLSTAFSFPVVAFLDPRYTESLPLDITCHTAIDALSHAIEGYVSRRATPLTDHLALEAIKCFRGTFPALLSGNIALEEREKLLYGSLLAGLVIAQTGTCLVHALGYNLTYYHDIPHGAANGYLMEAFLAFIAQDVPAKTANILAALGLDYSWQVGKMLSLLLSPTSINLSEEQLALYAKKTLESKSIQFNPRIPTEEDLKNMLRKLISIN
- a CDS encoding tRNA lysidine(34) synthetase — protein: MRISLPRTIIRTIQRAVVEFELLETNDKILVGLSGGKDSTLLLYALTILKKHLPFPIEVEALTIDLGFKKQEEMDLSPLQTMCNQLEVPFHTIRAELADDILNNPQQNPCARCSYFRRAIIHNFAKDKGFNKVAFAHHYDDAVETFLMGILYSGQLSTFLPKTYLDKTGITVIRPLVYLREAEIKGAIKKLGITPMPSPCPRDGETKRAVVKEMIRSLRKENENIFAHLAAAMRQGRNIQLWPRELTKEEIWQKSHEFWYQRKGDTPAEA
- a CDS encoding 4Fe-4S dicluster domain-containing protein, translating into MGKINVDFAQCTGCRMCEIWCSLKKEGVVNPKKSRIRVTLIGLPEIPVPVTCQQCNSAPCARVCVSNAIERNETTGVLIVDKSLCTGCGDCVEACPFGAIFIHPVENIAVKCDLCGGEPECVKHCVRGFLICDCEAPKVEKPTINSTSNQKRVKFAQKISVKYKGEKKNP
- a CDS encoding DUF3870 domain-containing protein, whose amino-acid sequence is MLPSSNKNWYVVGHGKLPTDIPTAKFLDIVLIGLEIDPNTDLIVNAYCTLYTPLARNMIRKMMIGYNISSQAEEIIKQIETRFHAASQRAIIVAFKNACINYSKAKQKQLNK
- a CDS encoding NAD-dependent epimerase/dehydratase family protein, translating into MSKVLVTGGSGFLGAYVVRDLVERGDEVVVYDISYPSGAMVNYLKSVIEKVKFIKGQLNDLPTLIRTLKEEKVEKVVHSGALFDPQFSLEQPYLTYKINVEGTLNVLESVRILGLEKIVHVSTIGVFPVKQYEPMDERHPVFLPTEGHPTGPYGASKAACEIFGLTYYTFNKVNFIALRFSAIYGYGMRYPMYIKPMVENSLRGLPVEFATGGDMPRDYTYVKDCAQSILKALDANDKDLKQRVFLISGGEVIKASEVAEVVKEVVPTAQIKIGAGLSEFEKSDVKKRGKLDISAAVEQLKYQPQYNLKKGIQEYVELYKQYENL